The Polluticoccus soli sequence CGCGCAGTGCCCGGCGTAGCCGATGTTGTGGCATTCGGCGGCCAGGAAAAAACATATGAAATATCTGCCGATCCAGCCAAATTACAACAATACAATCTCACCCCGCTCGAGCTCTATACTGCCGTAAGCAAATCCAACCTTAACGTAGGTGGTGATGTGATAGAAAAGAACGGGCAGGCATTTGTAGTGCGCGGCATCGGACTTATCGATTCTAAATCCGACATAGAGAACACTATCGTTGACATTTTCAATGGCAACCCTGTATTAGTGAAAAACGTTGCCAATGTGGCGGAAAGCAGCGCACCGCGAGTGGGGCAGGTTGGCCTTGACGACAATGATGATGTAGTCGAAGGCATCGTGGTAATGCGTAAAGGCGAAAACCCCAGCGAAGTACTGAAACGCGTAAAAGACAAAATAGCGGAGCTAAATACAACCGTATTGCCATCTGATGTAACGATGGAGACTTTCTACGACAGGGATAAACTTATGAGCTTTTGTACTAAGACGGTAATGCACAACCTTGTGGAAGGCATCATCCTTGTTACCGTTATCGTCTTCCTATTTATGGCCGAATGGCGTACAACCGTCATTGTCGCTGTCGTGATCCCGCTAGCGTTGCTGTTCGCATTCCTGATGCTCAAGTTGAAAGGGATGAGTGCCAACCTGCTCTCGCTGGGTGCGGTTGACTTTGGTATTATCATTGATGGTGCGGTGGTGATGGTCGAAGGGCTTTTTGTTGCCCTGGACCATGAGGCTCACAAGCGCGGAATGGAAAAATTCAATAAGCTATCGAAGCTTGGCCTGATACGTAATACCGGAACACAAATGGGTAAAGCTATCTTCTTTTCTAAGCTCATAATCATATCAGCCTTATTGCCTATTTTCTCATTTGAAAAGGTGGAAGGCAAAATGTTCTCGCCTTTGGCATATACCCTTGGCTTTGCTTTGTTGGGCGCACTGATATTCACCCTTACCCTCGTGCCGCTATTGTGTGCAGTACTGCTTAAAAAAGATGTAAAAGAAAAAGACAACGTATTTACCCGTAGCGTAAACCGGGTTGTTGAAAAAGCTTTTACCTGGACTTTTACCAACAAAAAGCAGACCATTCTCGCGTCGCTACTTATCTTTTCGCTTACCATGATCTCAGCTAAATGGCTGGGAACTGAATTTTTGCCTCAGCTCAATGAGGGAGCGCTGTGGGTAGAGGCCAAAATGCCCATGAGCTACTCACTGAACAACACTGTAAACATGGTGCACTCACTGCGCAAGGAGCTGATGACATTTCCGGAAGTAAACGGTGTGCTGTCACAAACAGGACGAAGCAATGATGGTACCGACCCAAGCGGCTTTTATTATGTGCAGATGCAGGTAAACCTGAAGCCCAAAGACGATTGGAAACGAAAAATATCGTTGGATGACCTGGTAGAGGAAATGGACAAGAAGCTGAAAAAATACCAAGGCATCAACTACAACTATTCGCAACCAATTATCGACAACGTAGCTGAAGCCGTGGCAGGCATGAACGCATCGAATGCGGTAAAGATATATGGCGATGACCTGGCAAAACTGGATGAATATGCTAACCAGGTAATAGAGCAGATCAAGAACGTACCCGGCATCAAAGACGTGGGCATCCTTCGTAATATAGGTCAGCCCGAGATAAGCGTATTGCTGGATGAAGAACGGATGGCCCAATATGGCGTTACCAAGGCAGATGCACAAGCGGTTATTGAAATGGCCATAGGTGGTAAAACGGCTACGACAAAATACGAAGGAGAAAAGAAGTTTGATATACGCATTCGCTATGCACCACAATACCGCAAGAACGAAGACGACATCATGCGGCTGATGATTCCAACCATAAGCGGCGGACAGATACCATTGAAAGAAGTGGCCACCATCAAACAGATAACCGGCCCTGCGTTTATCTATCGCAGCGACACCAAAAGGTTCATCGGCGTTAAGTTCTCCGTACGCGAGCGGGACTTGGGCAGCACCATTGCCGAAGCACAAAAAAATGTGAACGCACATATAAAGCTCGCTCCGGGTTATTCGATCGGCTGGTCGGGCGAGTTTGAGAACCAGGTACGAGCGGGCAACCGGCTGGCGCAGGTAGTACCGGTGAGCCTGGTTATGATATTCGTGCTGCTGTTTATCATGTTCGGAAATGCCAAAGATGCTGGCTATGTGTTGATAAACGTGCCATTTGCGCTGATAGGCGGCATATTGGCACTGCACCTGACGGGCATCAACTTCGGCATATCCGCCGGTGTGGGCTTTATCGCCCTTTTCGGGATCTGCGTTCAAAACGGGGTGATACTCATTTCTGAATTTCACAAACAGGCCAGAACCGTTAACAACCTTGACACTGCAATTATCAATGCTGTAAAGGCAAGAACGAGGCCCGTGGTTATGACTGCCATGATGGCTGCTATTGGGCTATTTCCGGCGGCTATAAGCAGTGGCATTGGCTCTGAAAGTCAAAAGCCGCTGGCCATTGTAATAATAGGTGGCCTGGTTACCGCTACGATCTTCACTCTGTTGGTCTTTCCAATAATCTACCATAAAGCTCTACATGTAAGAGAGAAGAAACGTTTAAGGCTCTGATAACTATTGGCAGCCCACCAAACGCCATTTTCATCATCATTATTAAGCAGTTACAAACTATGTAACTGCTTTTTTTATTTCCTCGATTTTTTCCGGTTTGATTTGCGCTCCTTCATGGCAGCATTTTTTTGCCGATCAGCAAGAGACCAGCTATATCATGACGCTAACCGAAATCATTATCCAGAAAATACGCAACGAAGGACCGATCAGCTTTAAGGAGTTTATGGATCTGTCGCTTTATCATCCTGACCTGGGATACTATTCATCTACATGCAGTAAGATCGGAACCAAGGGCGACTTTTATACAAGCTCATCACTCACCTCAGCGTTCGGAGCGCTAATCGGCAAACAGCTGGAAGAAATGTGGCAGGCATTGGACAAAGTACCCTTTACGATAGTAGAATATGGTGCAGGAACAGGTGCACTTTGCAACGATATACTTTCCTACCTGCAGGGAAACGAACAAATGTATGCAGATCTGAAATACTGCATTATCGAGAAAAGTCCGTCGATGCGTGCGATCGAGAAGCTGCATTTATCAGAAAAAGTAAGTTGGTATGAAACCATTAGTGAGATCGGTCCAATAAATGGTTGCATACTCTCGAATGAGTTGTTTGACAACTTCCCGGTTCACCAGGTTGTCATGCAAAACGATCTTATGGAAGTGTTTGTTGACTACATCGATGGATTCACTGAAGTACTGAAGCCTGCGGGGCACGAGCTTAAAACCTACTTCGCCGATCTTGGCATTGAACTTCCCGAAGGCTTCCGAACAGAGGTAAACCTGCAAGCTTTTGACTGGACGGCTCAAGTATCCACCGCTTTAGACCGGGGCTTTGTGATCACCATCGATTATGGATACTTATCTTCTGAACTTTATAAACCTTGCAGAAGCCAGGGCACTGTACTCTGTTACCAGAAACACTTCATACATGATAATCCTTATGAAAACATCGGGAGCCAGGACATCACCTCACACGTCAACTTCTCCGCGCTGCAATTATGGGGTTTGAAAAACGGATTGAGCGAATGTGGCTTTACAGACCAATGTCATTTCCTGCTGTCACTCGGGCTAAACGACTATATACAACAAACGTTGTCGGAGGAAACCAACATCGTGCTTGCAGCGAGGAAAGCTTCTTTTTTGAGTCGTACACTGCTGATCGAGATGGGCACCAGGTTTAAAGTATTAATTCAAAGCAAAGGCATGCAACCGATCCAGCTAACAGGACTGAAATATAAAGCAGGAGAAATACCCAGCTCTTCGGCAACTGTGGTAGCACCTAGTATTTGAAGGCGCGGTAACTAGCTGATTCTATTTTTTTCTCGAAAGTCTTCTCGCCGGTTTTATAATTATATTCAACAAGGAGCGCATGATTGCCGGTTGTCATAAAATATCTGTCACCGATCTTTTGTACAGAACTGCCGTAGGGCACGAACAGATCGGGAATGGTAAACTGGCGAAAAGATGTCACTTTACGATTAACCTCATCCAGCTCAAACTCCACAATACGGCTGGTTTTCCTGATCTTTTCATCGCCATTGTCAAATAGTATTACTGATCTACCTCCATCAACATATTTAGCATGGTGCTGCCGTAAAAACACCATACTATCCGCCAGAGCAAAGTCGCTTTGCTTTCCACCCAGCTTCCACATGATCTCCCCTGTTTTCCTGTGCACCTTTATAACCTGGCTGGCATTACGGAAGGACATAATGATGTTTCCATCCCTGGGGTCTACAGCAAGCGAGTTGACATGTAGATAGTCCCATGCAGCGGAAGTATCATCAAACTTATTTTCTTCTACACTTACCTCGTACAGTTCCGGATACTTTGTTGCATCCCATTGCCAGATAACAGCGCCATTCTTCACCTCCTGCAAAATGGGACTAACTACCGCCACACCAGGCGCAGGTTTGAGATGCGTCGGAATATTTTCTGGAATGCGCTGATAATAGGTCAGTGAAATAAAATGATCGTCTGAAAGCAAAATAAAATCATGCACATCCAACATTTGCCTCAAGGTGGTGTCAACATCGCCATGAGGTAAAAGGGCAAACTTTCTAATTGGACTGAGCGCAGTGTCTGTTACATAAAAGTGGCCCGATACTCCCGGTTTATTTTTATTTACAAAAGCATTCGAATCCTTTAAGAAATAGGTGTAACGGATCTTACCTTCATAATCCCATCTTTCGAAATTGGACACAGGAACTTTGAACACCTTTCCGGTAACAGAATCGCCATTGTTGTCTAAGATGTATATCCCGCGCCTATCGCCATTAACCGTTGTAACAAGTATCTCCCGCTTGTGCGGCTCGGTTGCCAGGCGTGATTGGTCGATAACTTGCGCTATAGCAGCGGGAGTTGACAATATTCCTGCCAGGGTTATAGTTAGCAGTTCTCTCTTCATGCATTGTAAATGTACCCACTGGATACAGTTCTACAGAGGCATTACGGACGAAATGGGAAGTTTGCGCGACGAACAGAGCAGAATTGTTCACATCAATACCTGCTTAGATCGAATATCCTGCGTTCAGCGCGGTATAAGGCAAAGTAGCCAAAACCCTTGCTAATGTTGGTCGGCAGGTTAATAGGTTCGCCGGTAACCTGATTTATTAGATAGCCCGTACGTTTGTAGGCATCGAGGTATTTGTAATAATGTTCGTCTACCCTTCCGATGTGTACCACGAGAGTATCGCTTGGGCTGGCATTAAGTGTGATCGTTTTAGTGATCACACCATCATGTGCTCCGTCGTCGAACAGTTCAATACGTTTTGGTGAAAATGATTGCAAAGAACTGACAGGTTCCAACACCAGTGCCCGGGCCTGGTCCAGCGTGTTGTAGCTCATGAAATAGTGATCGCCTGGCTGAACGTTCCTGATCTTCACATGTATCTTTACAACAGTGTCCTGTTCATGCCTGATCACGTCGGGAGTGACCTCTTCAATTTCTGGCTTCGGCATGTAAGTAGTCGTGGCTGTAGCTGCCGCATTTTTCTTCTTATCGATAACGGTAAGTGTGTACCTTACGCCGGGCTGCAATTGAAGCGTACGGCTGCCGTATATACCTTTGCCCACACGTTCCAGCGTATCAGGTATTTGACCAGCAGCGGCGATCGTTACTACGGCAGAATCTGCCAGCATATCCTGCGGCACAACATCCTGGCTTGTATCCTCAAGGTTGCGCAAGGAGGTAACAGAATAGGCTGCCGCAACCAATACGGTTGATTCATTAATGCAACTGGCAGAGATGACCAGTTTGGACTCTTGCTGCGGTACCTCTATATCCAAGGGTTTGGGCCTGCAGCTGGTTAGCGCTGCAAATAACAGCACTGGTAAAAATAGTTTTGCGGTATTCATATAAATATTCCGTTGTTAGAGATTGAAATTGATCGTTCCAGTAGTTATAGTGCCGAACAACCCGTTCTGGCGGTATTTGAAAGTGGAGGTAGCCTCGTCGTAAACTCGTGTTACATTATGCGGCTGTGTACGGTTAAGCAAATTGTAAACGCTGATGTGCGCATCGCCTTTGATTCGTTTACCCAAGCTGAATTTATAGGCAAGATCCAGGTCGATGCGAAAGGCAGCAGACATGCGTAACTCATTGCGGCCTGTATAAGCAGGTAGTATCTCAAAGCCTGCTAAGTCTGGTTTAGGTACAATGTATTGACTGCTCTGACCAGTAAACGGGCTGCCCGTTGCGTACACTACTGAACTACTCGCTGCCCACCGGCTGGTTATGTCATACATCGTTACCAGCGATACATCGTGTCGGCGATCATGGCGGGCATAATATTCTTTACCATTATTAAGCGAATCGAACCTGCGATGCGCGAAGGATAAAGAATAGCCTACCCACCCCGTAAACCTGCCTGTTGTTTTGCCGGCAAATAACTCCAGTCCATACGACCTGCCCTTGCCACGAACCAGCTCGTTCTCATAGTTATCGTTCAATATCAGTAGCGCTCCTTCTCTGTATTCCACAAGATTTTGTAGCCATTTATAGTAAACCTCTGCACTTAGTATAAGTCCCAAAGAAGGAACATTATGATAATACCCCAGGCTTACCTGGTCTGAAATGCCCGGCGCTACATTCTTAGTAACAGGATACCATAGATCTGTTGGAAGCGCCAGGGACGAACTGCTTACGAGGTGCATATACTGCGCCATACGGGCGTATGAAGCTTTCACCGAATTACGATCATCAAGCAGGTACCGCAAACCAACGCGAGGTTCCAGGTTGGCATAAGCTTTCTCCTCTGCCGCTGTGCCGCTAATGCGCAAACCAGCATTCAGTTGCAAGGCATCGTTTATCCTGTAATCGTCGGATATGTATGCAGCAGCTTCTGTGGTATATATCTTTTTACCGCCACGATTTCCAAACCTTTCCACCAGCGGTCCGTTACTGCTTACGATGTTGGGATTAAAGAAATGATTAGTGAGCGAAAAACCGGCACCTAGTTTATGATCACCAGTGTTGATCGATTTAATATCGCCTTTTATCCCATAATCTCGTATAGCAGAACGGATGGCCAGGCTATTGCTATCCATAGAACCACTGATGTTGTAGTTGAATTTGCTGTATGACACGGAAATATCGGAGGTGTGTTTGTCACCAATATTATTCCAGCGCAGTACTGCCGACTCATTGCCCAGGTGCATATTGCTTTTCAATGGTTGATCGTATCCGTCGGTGCTAGTAGGCTTTGTTTTCAATTGATCCTCGCCTTTATATCCACTCAGGTAAAAACGGTTCTTTTCGTCGAGCACGTAAGTCAACTTGGCATTACCATCGTAAAAATGATACGGTATGTAACTGAATACTTTATCGATATAGGTACGACGGCCAGAAACAATAAACGACAGCTTATCTTTCAATATCGGGCCCTGCACAGTAGCCGATGAAGCTATAGCACCAATACTAACAGCTGCTTTGTAATCGGCCAGGCTACCCTCTTTGGTACGCACGTCGAGTACTGAGGATAATCGTCCGCCATACTGTGCGGGGAAACACGACTTATACAACTGGGCATCCTTAAGTGTAGAAGAGTTAAAGATGGAAAAGAAACCAAGCAGGTGGCCAGCATTATATACAGGCGCTCCGTCTAATAGTATCAGGTTCTCATCATTGCCGCCGCCACGCACAAACATGCCAATGTTGCCTTCGGTACCGCGCTTTACACCCGGTGTTAGCTGCAGTGCTTTTATTATATCAGGCTCACCGGCTATTGCAGGAGTTTTCAGTAGCATTGAAACAGGTATTTCGGTCTTGCCCATCTGTGTACTTTCCACATGTTTGGCCAAACGGGCGCCACTGGCGGTTATTTGCACTTCATGCATACGGTGCATTCTCGTCGATAGTGAATCGCCTTGTGCAAAACCCTGGATACAACCCAGGAGCAAAATGACCGTGATTATCGCTTTCATACTGTAGTTCGTGACTTTGAACAGAAAACGACGATCGCCTTTTTCACCCCTACGACAGATCAAAAGATCTTAAATACTACGAGTTGACAAACACCTCAGGAGGCATAATAATTATGGAGAGTGTTTGGAAAGAAAACTGTTGTTTTGCAAACCATTTAAGAATACAACTACCAATATGGCATTTCTAGACGACCAGCTTACTATTAAACGATCTACACTTCCCGGCGCAGGAAAAGGTTTATTCACAAAGAAGCCCATAAAAAAGGGCGAGCGGATAACCGAGTATACAGGAAAGGTAACCACATGGAATGATGTAGAGCTGGACGCGGATAACGCCTATATATTTTTCATCAACAAGAATCGCGTTATCGATGCCCGCGAAGACACCGGCTTTGGCCGGTATGCTAACGATGCACGTGGATTAAAAAAAGTAAAAGGCATTACTAACAATGGCGCCTACATAAACGACAAGAACCGTATTTATATCGACGCGCTGAAAGATATACCTGCCGGTGGCGAGATACTTGTTAGCTATGGCAAGGACTACTGGGACACCATGCGCGAGAATATGAAGGCCTAACGCTGGGCGTCATCCTTTCTCTGTGCGTGGTAATTCACCGGCGGCAGTGTTTTGATGTAAGCATAAATAGCATCAGCTTCTTTTTCGCTCAACAGGTGAAAAGCCTTCATTGGCGGCCTTAGTTGTTTGCCGTTCTTATCCATGTTTTTCAATACTGCATTACGAAAATCTTCAGCGGTATAATTGCCAATGCCGGTTGTCATATCCATTGTAATATTTGAACTGTGGATGTCGCCATCAGGCATTTTAAACTTACGTCCGCCCGCCATATAGCCACGGGTCTCTTCCGGGTGTTTATGCTTTATAGACATCGGGCCTTTTTTCGAGTGGCACTCATAACATCCGATATTATACACAAGATACCGGCCGTATGCTACTGCATCACTGGGATCTTCGCCCGACACAGAAGCCTGGAATGGAATTGGCTTGGGTAATAATATCGAGCCCATATGGCCAATTAAATTCAGATTTGTCAAGCCAGCAACAGCGTCGTGTGCCTGCACCGCCTCATCTGTAGAATGCAGGTAGGCATACATAGCGCTGATATCGGCATCAGACATATAAGGGCGTGGCATGTAAGGTATGTAATGTCCGTTCCTGGCAACACCCGTGCGCATCAGGTAAGCAAACTCACGCTCATTGTAAGGCGTCATCTTACTATGGGTAGTACTCTGCGTAAGATTGGCCGTATACACCTTGCCGGCAATGCCAGGTGTGCTCATAAACTGCCGGCCGCTCAGTTTGCCGGTATTGGGGTCTAAGTGACAACCGGCGCACGAGCTTAACACCAGCATTTTGCCCCGCTCAACCGAAGCGTTTGGAGTTGGAACGTAAGCATTGTACGTTGGCGTATAGTAAGTTTTACAACTACCAAAAACAAAAAGTGTAACAAGCAGGTAGCTAAAAAAACTATGCAGGCGGATTTTCATATTGTAAGCATTGAATGAACAAACCCGCAAATAAAGCATGCCACCCAACCGCCTGATCTTCACTATCAAAACAATTCCAACTGTCCCGACCATCCTTTTTTCCCCGAACGTTGATCTTCCCTGAAACCGGAGAGCGAAATACCAAGTAAACGAATCTTATCTTTCTCAGGATCAGTGGCTATGAGTAATTCCTGGGCTGTTTGAAGTATCGTTCCTACATCGTCGACAGGATGAATGATAGACCGGCTGCGCGTGATCTGCCTGAAATCGCTGTACTTGATCTTAAGGGTAATAGTGCGTCCTTTCAGCTTGTGTTTACGCAGGCGCTCCTGTACTTTTTCAGCCAGCTTGATGAGCTCCTCATTCATCTCATCGAGTTTTGTGAGATCATAAGGAAAGGTGTCTTCAGCGCCAACAGATTTTGTTTCGCTATGCGGCTCAACCTCGCGATTATCTATCCCTCGAACGATCCTATAATAGAACCGACCTGACTTACCGAACAACCGGACCAGTTCTTCTTCACTGAGCTTTTTAAGGTCGGCCCCTGTATGCAGCCCCATCTTTTTCATCTTACCGGCAGTAACCTGCCCTACTCCATGGAATTTTTCAACCGGCAGTTGTTCCATAAATGTCTCGATAGAAGAAGGCCCAATGAAGGTGAGACCGTCAGGTTTATTCATATCGGACGCGATCTTGGCTACAAACTTGCTGATAGATACACCAGCTGAGGCTGTTAGCTGCAACTCATCTTTTATGGCTTGTTTGATCTGCTTTGCGATCTCTATAGCAGAGCCAATATTCTGCTTATCCTCGCTCACATCGAGGTAAGCCTCATCCAGCGAAAGTGGTTCTATGATATCAGTATACCGACGAAAGATAGAGCGGATGTGTTGCGACACCTCCTTGTAAACAGCAAAACGGGGATAGACAAATATGGCGTGGGGACATAGTTGCTGGGCGCGCTTGGAGGGCATTGCAGACCGTATACCAAACTTCCGTGCTTCATAGCTGGCGGTTGCTACTACGCCGCCCCTGCCTTCCGGGGAGCCACCCACCACTATCGGCTTACCCCTGTATTCCGGGTTATCACGCTGCTCGACAGATGCATAAAACGCATCCATATCAATATGAATGATCTTGCGTACCGGCTTAATATCGTCACTCTCCATACGGCGTTGAAAGTTAAGTTTTTCCCTGCTTTCAAATCCGCGTCATTTCAGTATTTAGCGGTATTTTTGCATGAAATCGCCCGATTTTGAGCGCTACCGTTTTTTTATTTACTCCTCCGTTCACACAGCTTAATACCCCCTACCCGGCTACGGCCTACCTGAAAGGTTTTTTGAATACTAAAAACATCAGCGCTGTACAGGCCGATCTCGGTATTGACGTGACGCTCGCTTTATTTTCGAAGCAGGGATTGGAAAACCTGTTTGCCCACATCAGCAGTCAGGATCAGCCTGAATTGAGCGAAAATACTAAGCGTATCATTGCGCTAAGGAGTGAGTATATAAGAACGATAGATGCTGCGATCCAGTTCCTGCAAGGTAAAAACCCGACGCTGGCGCCACTGATCGTCCAACGCAATTTTTTACCTGAGGCTTCGCGGTTTGAGCAAGCCGAGGACCTGCAATGGGCTTTTGGCAGCATGGGCAATCAGGACAAAGCCAAATACCTGGCCACGATGTACCTGGAAGACCTGTCTGACCTAATAAAAGAATGTGTCGACCCTTATTTTGGTTTCAGCAGGTATGCGGAGCGACTAGGCAGATCGGCCAACAGTTTTGACGAATTGTATGGCATCCTGCAACAGGATCTCACTTATATCGACAGGCTAACTATCGACGTATTGCAAAGGGATATTAAAGCAGTGCAACCGAAACTGGTGGCCATGTCCGTTCCCTTCCCCGGTAACTTGTATGCAGCTTTCCGTTGCGCGCAATGGCTAAAACAACACCATCCCGAGATCAAAGTGGCTATGGGAGGTGGTTTCCCGAATACGGAATTACGTTCGCTGTCGGACCAACGGGTCTTTGAGTTTTTTGACTTCATTACACTGGACGATGGTGAAGCACCGCTGGAAAACCTGGTTCATCATATACTTGGACAGCTCCCGACGGATCAACTGAAGCGAACCTTCACACTGGTGAATGGTGTCGTCACGTACGTCAACAATTCGGGGTGCAAAGATTACCCGCAAACTGAAACTGGCACACCAGAATACAGCGGATTACCACTCGATAAATACATCTCGGCCATCGAAGTAGCCAATCCCATGCATAGTTTGTGGAGTGATGGCAGGTGGAACAAGCTGACCATGGCGCATGGCTGTTATTGGGGCAAATGCACCTTTTGCGATATATCGCTCGATTACATAGCCCTGTATGAGCCAATAGCGGCACAGCTGCTTTGCGACCGTATGGAACAGATCATTGCACAAACAGGCAATACAGGATTTCATTTTGTGGACGAAGCAGCGCCTCCCGCGCTGATGCGCGCACTGGCACTGGAGATCATAAAAAGAAAGCTGGTAGTGAGCTGGTGGACGAATATCCGCTTTGAAAAGAGCTTTACCCGCGACCTGTGCATGCTTTTGAAAGCATCGGGCTGTATCGCAGTTTCGGGTGGGCTGGAAGTTGCATCCGACCGACTACTGGCTCTGATCCAAAAAGGTATTACAGTTGCGCAGGTAGCCAGGGTAAACAAACACTTCACCGAGGCTGGCATCATGGTACATGCTTACCTGATGTATGGCTTCCCTACGCAAACCGCCCAGGAAACCATCGATTCGTTGGACATGGTGCGACAGATGTTCCATGCGGGCATTTTGCAATCAGCTTTCTGGCATCAATTCGCTATGACCGCGCACAGCCCTGTTGGACTGGCGCCGGAAAAATTCGGGGTAAAAAAGAAAACCGAACTTGTAGGCACCTTCGCCAACAACGATATTGAACACGTAGACCCGACAGGGGCAGAGCATGACAGCTTTAGCTACGGCCTGAAGAAATCGCTGTTCAATTACATGCACGGTCTTCAGTTCGATCAGCCACTGCATAAATGGTTCGATTTTAAAACGCCCAAACCGACCGTTGCTCCCAATTATATACTCGATGCGCTGAATGAAGGCGAGCACACCGCCAATAAACCAACCGCAAAAGTTGTGTGGCTAGGCGAACTTCCACATGTGGAAACAGTCATCAAATCGAAAAAAGGAAGCCAATGGGAAATGACTGCACTAACCTTTTACAACAACAAGGAGACACTGACCATCAAAGTTGATAAAGAGGAAGGTTTGTGGCTGGCTAGAATGTTACCACAGCTTTCGGTAAACAATGCTAAAATGCTGACCCTGCAGGAAGTAAAAGCCAGTTACGAAGCAACAGGATTGGAAGATTTTGAACTGTTTTGGGACAACAAACCCGTAAACGGGCTATACGCATTCGGACTGCTGCACCTATAAAACAAACACCTGCCACAATGGGCAGGTGTCTCACATAATATTGTCAGGTAATTATTTATTCTCTTCGTCGGGCAGTTGGTTGCAATGCGTGTCGCTGTATTGTACACCATTCAGTTCACGTGCCTGGTAGCGAGACTCCCATTGGCGCAACTCCTCTTCTGTCATGTCGCATTGCTTAACGCTGTCTGCTACTACCGTTGTTTGCAACAATTTAGGATCTGTAGTTGTTTTCGTGAACCCGCACATATAACAGTGACGCACTTCTTTCTTCTCACACGAGGCGAAACAAATAGCAATAAGGGCGATCGCATACAGTTTTTT is a genomic window containing:
- a CDS encoding aryl-sulfate sulfotransferase, with product MKRELLTITLAGILSTPAAIAQVIDQSRLATEPHKREILVTTVNGDRRGIYILDNNGDSVTGKVFKVPVSNFERWDYEGKIRYTYFLKDSNAFVNKNKPGVSGHFYVTDTALSPIRKFALLPHGDVDTTLRQMLDVHDFILLSDDHFISLTYYQRIPENIPTHLKPAPGVAVVSPILQEVKNGAVIWQWDATKYPELYEVSVEENKFDDTSAAWDYLHVNSLAVDPRDGNIIMSFRNASQVIKVHRKTGEIMWKLGGKQSDFALADSMVFLRQHHAKYVDGGRSVILFDNGDEKIRKTSRIVEFELDEVNRKVTSFRQFTIPDLFVPYGSSVQKIGDRYFMTTGNHALLVEYNYKTGEKTFEKKIESASYRAFKY
- a CDS encoding DUF4249 family protein, producing MNTAKLFLPVLLFAALTSCRPKPLDIEVPQQESKLVISASCINESTVLVAAAYSVTSLRNLEDTSQDVVPQDMLADSAVVTIAAAGQIPDTLERVGKGIYGSRTLQLQPGVRYTLTVIDKKKNAAATATTTYMPKPEIEEVTPDVIRHEQDTVVKIHVKIRNVQPGDHYFMSYNTLDQARALVLEPVSSLQSFSPKRIELFDDGAHDGVITKTITLNASPSDTLVVHIGRVDEHYYKYLDAYKRTGYLINQVTGEPINLPTNISKGFGYFALYRAERRIFDLSRY
- a CDS encoding efflux RND transporter permease subunit, with product MNRFIKNIISFSLKNRFFTFFWVAILVIAGIVSFIKIPIEAFPDVTNTQIIIVTEWNGRSAEEVERFVTSPIEIAMNSVQRKTNVRSITMFGLSVIKVIFDDDVEDFFARQQVNNQLRNVQLPEGVEPDVQPPYGPTGEIFRYTLKSQTRDTRDLLTIQNWVIDRQLRAVPGVADVVAFGGQEKTYEISADPAKLQQYNLTPLELYTAVSKSNLNVGGDVIEKNGQAFVVRGIGLIDSKSDIENTIVDIFNGNPVLVKNVANVAESSAPRVGQVGLDDNDDVVEGIVVMRKGENPSEVLKRVKDKIAELNTTVLPSDVTMETFYDRDKLMSFCTKTVMHNLVEGIILVTVIVFLFMAEWRTTVIVAVVIPLALLFAFLMLKLKGMSANLLSLGAVDFGIIIDGAVVMVEGLFVALDHEAHKRGMEKFNKLSKLGLIRNTGTQMGKAIFFSKLIIISALLPIFSFEKVEGKMFSPLAYTLGFALLGALIFTLTLVPLLCAVLLKKDVKEKDNVFTRSVNRVVEKAFTWTFTNKKQTILASLLIFSLTMISAKWLGTEFLPQLNEGALWVEAKMPMSYSLNNTVNMVHSLRKELMTFPEVNGVLSQTGRSNDGTDPSGFYYVQMQVNLKPKDDWKRKISLDDLVEEMDKKLKKYQGINYNYSQPIIDNVAEAVAGMNASNAVKIYGDDLAKLDEYANQVIEQIKNVPGIKDVGILRNIGQPEISVLLDEERMAQYGVTKADAQAVIEMAIGGKTATTKYEGEKKFDIRIRYAPQYRKNEDDIMRLMIPTISGGQIPLKEVATIKQITGPAFIYRSDTKRFIGVKFSVRERDLGSTIAEAQKNVNAHIKLAPGYSIGWSGEFENQVRAGNRLAQVVPVSLVMIFVLLFIMFGNAKDAGYVLINVPFALIGGILALHLTGINFGISAGVGFIALFGICVQNGVILISEFHKQARTVNNLDTAIINAVKARTRPVVMTAMMAAIGLFPAAISSGIGSESQKPLAIVIIGGLVTATIFTLLVFPIIYHKALHVREKKRLRL
- a CDS encoding class I SAM-dependent methyltransferase; translated protein: MTLTEIIIQKIRNEGPISFKEFMDLSLYHPDLGYYSSTCSKIGTKGDFYTSSSLTSAFGALIGKQLEEMWQALDKVPFTIVEYGAGTGALCNDILSYLQGNEQMYADLKYCIIEKSPSMRAIEKLHLSEKVSWYETISEIGPINGCILSNELFDNFPVHQVVMQNDLMEVFVDYIDGFTEVLKPAGHELKTYFADLGIELPEGFRTEVNLQAFDWTAQVSTALDRGFVITIDYGYLSSELYKPCRSQGTVLCYQKHFIHDNPYENIGSQDITSHVNFSALQLWGLKNGLSECGFTDQCHFLLSLGLNDYIQQTLSEETNIVLAARKASFLSRTLLIEMGTRFKVLIQSKGMQPIQLTGLKYKAGEIPSSSATVVAPSI